The following DNA comes from Girardinichthys multiradiatus isolate DD_20200921_A chromosome 2, DD_fGirMul_XY1, whole genome shotgun sequence.
ACCAGAGCTCTTGCTGAAAGATCATTAGTTTCCTTTATTCAAGGAGATTCAACTATAAAAAGGTACTTGTTTCTGCTGTTTACATTCATGGTGAAGTTGATAATTAAGCTGCACCTAGCATCTCAtttaaaaggaaagttttaacattCCTGCAGAGCATACATCTAACAATTCTTAAAACTTAACCAGCTATGGTCCTAATGACAAGCAACCCTAAGCCCATTTTACCATCCTGTAAATGGAAATCAAATCTACCTTTGATCAACAAAGGTGAATTTTCCATCCATGGCGTAGCGCGTAACAAACTCGGTGGGTTTAACTCGAACTTCTCCGTTAACTTGCGGTGCCGAGAGTGAATGGACGCGCCCCACCGCCACCAGGCAGCTGAAGTAGGAGCTGTCCTGCTTGTCCGCTTCCCCTTCCCCCTCTGCTCCCATCTGACTGGTTGGCCAGCTGCGCATGTAGCCGGTGCAGTGGACTGTGCAATATTTCTGTGACactgaataaacaaaaaccaTTTGCATTCAATATCATCAACAATatgcacaaaataaaattcaCCCCGTTATCATTGGTAAAAGTTCCAAAGCAGCTTATTCTATCACCTTTCTTTTTAGAGGCATTAACCTGGCTttccttttcttccactttcaCGGGCATTTTGTTGTACTTCATGCGACAAAAGAAGGAGCGACGAGCGCCTGAACACAACCGGGACGCACCGATGGGAAGGTCAGCCTGAACCTGCAGACCAGCTGCAGACACCCCGAGTGTTAACCAAATTGCGGTAAATGAGATATTTCCAACTCTCATGcagaagcaaaaagaaaatgctTTACTTTTAGCATCTATTAGCCGTTCCCGAGGGTGCAACTCAGAAGCCGACAGCTGCTCCTTCACTTTTGCCATGTCCTTGGGGTGTATGTAGTCAAACAGGCTCTGTCCAATCAGCTCCgcctaaaataaaacacacagatcACCACAGACTTAAACAAGGCTCCCGTGTTGATAAAACAACCATGAAAAATATCTAGGTTAAACCGAGCTAAGAGCTAGTTTCACAAGGTATTTTTACTGAGGACTGTTGCCCAAGGAGCACACCAGTGTGTAAAGCTGTGTTTAAGACACACTATTGATGTTCTTTACAGTGTTCTGCAAAAGCAGTCATACTCATTgaacttttaacattttgtcatgttacagtcACAAAGTTCAGTACATTTTAATGGGTTTTTAATGGGAAAACAAGGTAGTGCAAAGCTGTAAAGTAACTAAAAGGAAGATCATACAAGttatctctttcttttctgtaaGTCTGAAAATTAAGGcctgcatttttatttcaaaacctcCAAAAAAAACCTGGGTGTAATTCAAATTCAGTATAAATTAGGCAGATCTGTGAGGAACtcaaatcacagaatcataaaGACCAAGAGGCGCAGCAGTTAAAACAGGgtgaggttataaaacaacTATCTTTTAACCACCTAAATCTGGTCTTGTTGGAGCAGTGGCAAGAAAAATGAAACGTTACAATCTAGATACAAAATACTATTTGCTGTGGAAAACTAACAAAGAACATCCTGAAATACTAATAGTGAAACACGgtagaggcagcatcatgctgaggggactCTCTTCTCCAGGGACTAGGaggttggtcagagttgatggtaagattgatggagctaaaaTATAGGGCaaaactggaagaaaacatgttagaggcaGCAAACGACTTGAGAGTGGAACAGAGGAGCAGCAGGAGAATAACATGAAATGTAATGTTTATGAAaactttccatccaatctgactgaggttTTGCTGTTTTACAAAAGAGGAATAGGATAATTTTAGGGTGTATTCCCACCAGGAAGGTCCTTTGGTCCACTTGTTCAGTCTGGACCAAAAGCAGATTTATAACTTGTGAACAAAGCCATACAGGTGACGATCATTTCTCTTATTGGACAGAAATGTCAAGGGCGAAGCAGAGCACAGAAATGGGGTAAAAAACTGTGGAAGTCCTGCGTGGAGCAGCTCTGTTCTGCTTATTGAgcagttattacagctgcaatatcactgtgagagtcaagagcagctcaacacagattttgagatgttccatttataattttggaacccctTCGGAGAATGCGTTCTGCAAGCCGAAGGAGACGCTGTGCTCGGCACACAGCTAAAATATGCAGGCAATggtgttgctaagcaacagagCGCGCTTCAGAGGAGATTTTGGTATAACGTTTACTgctacggtggcttgttaagtccaaagagacgtacgtttcctgtagttgggCCAGACTGAGGCTGGtttgtattcacaccagaagcGAAACTTACCAGGGCTTGTTGAGAAACGGAGTGAGACAACCTCAAAAAGTGGGCCTTGGCCTGGTTGTTAGGCCCGGACCAAGGGGGAAAACGAACTGTGGTCCATTTAAAGGGGACCAAAAggggcaggtgtgaatacaccctcagtctctaaatgtgcaaagctagttGAGGCGTATGCCAAGTGACTTGAAGCTGTAACCGCAGAGAAGGGTTGTTAAATCAGGGTAGGCCggcaacacttttcagatttttagttgttaaaaatattgaaatttatgTGTTATTTTGCTTCCACTTTATAATTCTGCACCTCTATGTGTAGGTCTGCCACATAAAATCCATTGAAGttagtggttgtaatgtgacaaaatgtgaaaaggctcAATGGGTATAAACACCTTTACAAGGTAACCTCCTAACAGATCTGTCCATTTATAAAAGCAGTACAAAAACATAACTATTGAGCACATACATagtaaatgaatgttttactttttcttggCCGTTTTACAGCAGCGAGCATGACAATGATGTTGAACAGGCCCCTTTAAAGTCTCTCACACCTCGTAGATTCCCGTCTATCCACTATACAGACATAATTACAAAACCCATCTGGTGTGTCTGATGTTTTTACATTAAGTCACAAAAAAAGCAGATTATGTGACAAATGTAGAAGTGTTACCCGACTATAATTTAATATCTTTGTGATGGACTCTGAGACGAAAACTATTTTCCCACGATCACAGCCCACTACAAACAGGAACCCATCTGCAGCCTGCACAACAGAGACAAGGAAAGAGCGACAGTCAGGATCTGGTCAAGACAAAAGCACAAAGCCATCAGGCCTTtctaaaatttaaaacacattgTAAATGTAACTAGTTTAAAAAGAATACAAACATCATTTAGTCTACTTTATTTCTCTGTTATTGATAGAAAATGTCTTCAAAATTGTGatcataaagaaaaccaaagtAACGTGTTTTACTATTTGTGTTTACCTTGAGGACGAGGTGTTTAAGCTCTTCATCCGGAAGGAATGATGGTTTGTAGCTCGCTTCAGAAAAGGAGCTCGCTGAACCTGAAATTATAGGCAAAATTGCTCTATTTTAAAATGACTCTATTttaatatattccaagtgttatgaTCTTGATAAAGTAATATTTAGCCAGACGGACAGAGTCTCACGGCAGCAGATGCCCACAAATGCTtaaggtcacagagtgatggaaCCACAGATGAGGAGACGAAAGAAGAAAACTATCTGATGATATCGCAACATTTACCAATATTATCGCCATCGTAAGATTTTCTAACACCGCGCGGCCCTGATCTATTTCCAAAAAACTTGCAGGTTAAACATTTTGGCATAAATCAAAAGAGGTTAGCAAAACACACTTCCGGTTCCGCCAAAAATTCCTATAAAAATGAACTTTGTTAAACCTagacaataaacatttttaaacttaaCCGAGTAAAGTTGGGATTGCCATCTTTGATAACAAAAGGGTAGAGATGAAATCTGCACCTTTGAGGGATTTTAGGTGCTGCACTGCCATTCTGAGCACCGTGAGTTTGTCCAGTTTACGGGACATGGGGTTACACGTAGGGACCATGGCTGAAAGCTTGTCAATGAGATTGTTCATTTTGTCTCGTCTCCTCTTCTCAATTTGGCTGTGTGGTTCCCTGCAGGAACATTAAAAAGCACATCGTTGACGAATGAAAGGCAGGATTATTAGACTTTAACAGGCATTTCTTTGAGAGGTTTATATTTCATGTCTTAAGTTTGTCTACCTGAAGCATTTGATTTTGACATGTTGGTCCTCATCATCTGACCTGTGGAGAGAAAACAACCAAATTCACATGGATCGATTGAATTTATTCTGGGGAACTTTGTACAAAAATATTAGTTTCcctttaaaaatgaacaaagcaCCTGTTTAGGTCATCTTCCATATCTGCATCATTAACTAAAGCCAATTTTGAATCCCTAAGAGGATAATAAACACATAATTTAATTCAACTGATTTTTTTCCAATGTATTTAAACCAGAACAAATATATCAGGAATACTCACTGGTTGTCTGTGCTTCCCTTGCGCTTCCTTGGCATGTCCATGTTCAAGGACATACCAGATGTCAAGGATGGGGTCATCAAGCTGGGCAGAGAATTGCTCTGTTCTTCCTCAACCAGCACGTCATCTGAAACACAAGCatcaaataaactgaaaccaCCACCACCATTTATTTGAAACAAGGCACGATTATGTTATCAGTATCAAAAGGACaagaaggttttaaaaagtactGCTTAAACTTCCCAGCAGTTTAGTCCTCTTAATCAGATACCAGATAAAGTGCCAGAGGTGTCTCAGGCTGTAAGTACCAACTAGTATGGACTCCCTCACTAGTTGCTCCACACTGTTTTTGTTCTAGCAACTAGAAATGACTACACCAGTCGGCTCAAGAACACAACGAACCGCCAGTGAAGTTGGCACATCAGAGCGTTTTACATGAGGAAAGTATTTCACAAATCTACACTGTTATGAAGAAGAATGTAGTTGCTCACTTGaacatttactttgtttttacttttttgtcattACGTAAGATAGtaggctatccaaaccaacctggccctattcAAAATGCCCATacacctaataactggttgtgtttGGCAagaacaactgccatcaagtttTTGCGATGACAATAATGAATCTTTTACATTGctatggaggaattttggcccaatcttctttgcagaattgctttAGCTCTGCCCCACAGGAAGGTTTTCAAGAGGAATACGTTTGAAATTTGACTAGAACACTTCAGAACattcttttttataattttttgaaGCATTCAATCGTGCAATTATCtttgtggtttggatcattgcCCTGTTGCTTAACTCAAATCAGGTCACAAGCTGATGGCTGGACAATACGGGCTCTGGTAAAGACCACAAAGAAAAGACCACAAAAGAATCCTAACACTAAAAGTACCTCTTTGTGAcgtcattttaagaaaaatcttagaatttctcaAATTCTACGATTTTTCTTAGAATCTTTCTCTCAGTAAGATAAAAGTGATTCACAAAGCAACTTagaccttaagagagctcctaacgtgaggaAATGTTAGGAGAATATGTCTCCTTTCTCTCCGTCTTTCCGCCATCTTAAGAAACTCTTCAGCTTgataaaagtcctcctcactacacCTAACAATGAATAGTGAATAaataaaacgctaccagctCGACCATGCAGAGATCCACCCCCTTAAACATTTGAGGTAAATGAACACAAACTTCTATaaaaatcatacaattattaatatagagataagattaacctCATTATCCCCCTAGGGGGACATAAATAGTTTTAGCAGCGggacaggttaaaggtgaacctctggTTAGGTAATATTAggacagataaaaaaataaataatagaaacaataataaataaccatggTTAAAAAGtgtacaaaattacaaacaatatagtaaagaattatttaaatatttagactgtgaaatgctttaaaaaaaaagatgtaaatgaggtgaataagtatttgctgtattgtgcATGATGAtgccagcagcctaagcctaaatggtcGTCTACACCCACCCGTCTGTGGAGAAGGTCGCTGGTGTGCTGCAATCTCCTCAGTAGCTTCTGAATTcagcaggtaccagagctgctcacattccattCATTTTAATCAAACTAAGCCTCATTATATAAGTACGCAATCACAGTAAAATTCTGAATTTTAATATCTATatgaaattaataattaatatgaaatagataccttttgtttttcatagatagagagagaaaaaacactttttggtatttttgttttaatatatttgtcCACGAGTGACATGGCCGCTGGCCGTATGGTGCAGTAGTTAACAACGCAGTCTCAAAGCACAGAAAGTTCCTGTTTTGAACCTTGATTGGGGCAGTTCTGTTAGGGTTGTGCACACTTTCCTTAAACCAATCAGCGAAATGGGTTTCCATCAGTGTTCCAGTTTCCTTCCTGGCCAAAGACATAAACGCTAAACGTAAAAATCTTTCTAAAAAGTGACCAGAAGGGAAATATTTGAAGCCTCTCAGAATCTTGAAGTCTAATTGCTCAGGTCTTTATATTTCCACATCTGTTCTGGTGCGCCATAAGCTGAGAGACGTCTGAAAAATATGTGGGTAAAAAACTCAAGAGAATGCCAGAAAACAAACATGACGATGGCCGTTACTCATGACATCTATTTTTAACTATGAGCCACAAACCCTGTGACCCAAATAGCCTTTATCAGATCAGCGGTGACCCGACTTCTAATCTTCCTTACCCTGCTAAGTTCTGCCAGATTGCAAGTCTGCATCAAAGGTGAGCAGCTGAGAGGACACCAGGCTGTAAACACATTCTTCCATTAAATCCTACAACCCTTCTCACAGGCTCACGTTTTTACTTACTAGCTCATTCACTGAATATTTGACTTGCACCTGCACGACCCCACGCCCTGTGCACATTTCCAGTAATGGTATCATGAGAAGATGCTGCTCGATGAAAGTCTAATTTCTTCACCTAATTTGAAACGGCAACCCCTGAACCTTAAAGTTGAAATATTTACACAATAATACTTCATGAATAAGAatatacacaaaaaaacaaaacacaaacatcacAGATGTTCCTGACTAGAAAACAGGAGTCAGCCAGTGCAACAAGACTGTAAATATAGCATGAGTTAGATTCTGCAGGACTAGACCACATTCTTCTTGCTTAAACGAGGTTCAACGTATCTATGCAAAtatgtcacaaagctcagaaGTGAATTCAGATAACTGCACAAAAGAAATGCCTTAAATTCAGAACTAAAACAGCATTCATTCTGTTGAGCAGAATTGGCACAGATTCTAGAATCTAGAGTTATATAAAATGTTGTCTAAACAGAGAGCCATAATTTTATCTATTTCACACATTTTCCCTTTTCTCAACCCCCCAAATCTGCAATATTTTATTCTGCTCGCCTCAAATGGACTGCTTTACATTGCCAGAAGTGCCGGACCTGAAGGACCACTCCCCAAGGTTGCTCCATAAAGCAAACGCAAAATGTACAACACAGTTGTGGACACACCCGTCCTTTCATTTTGAATACACAGACATGTCCAAACCTCTACCTGCTTGCTCAGTTCTTTTCATTCAGATTAATCCAAAACATACCAGGGCATGCAAATGAATAGCCGCTCCAGAGCAGGCCTGTGTGTACTTTCTTGGTTTAAGCTGATGCTAATGTTTTGGTGTCAATCTATGTTCAGCAAAAGACAATCTAATTACATCTGTTGTCATCTTTATGCCACTACAGGCCGTTTGACTGCAaggtagggctgcacaatattggCAGCaatctctgtgacctttagcatcttGGGAACTGTAATCTGTGTCAACATGAGCCTCTTCTGCAGGAAGTTTCTATTCAACAAGCTGAATATCTTAATGGCATACCAAATATGTATTTGGGAAacttggaatatattagccaaTGATTACTGCCTTCCAAACTGTATTAATATGCAtaacatattattattatttcaatgTTGACATATTTGTGATATATTGTACAGCCCTCCTGAAGGGGTGCAGCTGTTCACCTGACGTCTACTGCAGGACATTTCATACCTAGCATAAGTCAATTTGCACCCATCAGGGGGATGTTTTATACCAGCAGTAGGTCATTTAGGGTGCTTTTACACCAGGATAATCCAGGTGACTCAGTTGGATTGAGCCACCTGGACTCCAGAAACACTTCACacctttgtttgatttttggtACCACTTTCACACGGAACATTTCAAAACAGACCAAACCGCCAGCACAACGGTTCCCTTGTTTGATCCGCAGCAGAGTTCAAACAAGCTTCCACACCCACCTTAATCAAAAGGtctatccaaggaaacaaactctggtccgtttaaaatGGACCCAACGCTTGTGTGAAAGCGCCCTTAGAGTTATTGTAGAAAATTGACCCTGAGCCCACTATGTGATCCTTTGGATATCGTGACTGCTTTGATTTCTTTAAGACCAgccaataatgtttttatttacatgatGTTTTAAAGAAGTGTCAATGGCTTGTTTTGGGTATTTGTAATGTTTATGGTTTTATTGCTTCACAGTTAAATGGTTCTATTTTAGAGAGGCACCGACCAGGCTTTTGCTAGTcgatacatacaggtccttctcaaacaattagcatattgtgataaagttcattattttccataatgttatgatgaaaatttaacattcatatattttagattcattgcacactaactgaaatatttcaggtcttttattgtcttaatacggatgattttggcatacagctcatgaaaacccgaaattcctatctcacaaaattagcatatttcatctgaccaataaaagaaaagtgtttttaatacaaaaaacgtcaaccttcaaataatcatgtacagttatgcactcaatacttggtcgggaatccttttgcagaaatgactgcttcaatgcggcgtggcatggaggcaatcagcctgtggcactgctgaggtcttatggaggcccaggatgcttcgatagcggcctttagctcatccagagtgttgggtcttgagtctctcaacgttctcttcacaatatcccacagattctctatggggttcaggtcaggagagttggcaggccaattcagcacagtgataccatggtcagtaaaccatttaccagtggttttggcacagtgagcaggtgccaggtcgtgctgaaaaatgaaatcttcatctc
Coding sequences within:
- the arntl2 gene encoding aryl hydrocarbon receptor nuclear translocator-like protein 2 isoform X1 gives rise to the protein MSAENTAAGGGDRAGSEPADDVLVEEEQSNSLPSLMTPSLTSGMSLNMDMPRKRKGSTDNQDSKLALVNDADMEDDLNRSDDEDQHVKIKCFREPHSQIEKRRRDKMNNLIDKLSAMVPTCNPMSRKLDKLTVLRMAVQHLKSLKGSASSFSEASYKPSFLPDEELKHLVLKAADGFLFVVGCDRGKIVFVSESITKILNYSRAELIGQSLFDYIHPKDMAKVKEQLSASELHPRERLIDAKTGLQVQADLPIGASRLCSGARRSFFCRMKYNKMPVKVEEKESQVNASKKKVSQKYCTVHCTGYMRSWPTSQMGAEGEGEADKQDSSYFSCLVAVGRVHSLSAPQVNGEVRVKPTEFVTRYAMDGKFTFVDQRATTILGYLPQELLGTSCYEYFHQDDLLHLADRHRKVLRSREKIETNCYKFKTKYGSFVTLQSQWFSFVNPWNKEVEYIVSTNTVISYDNSRTGRAGHKLEQSGNSKALEGQKDCKKTLPVIPGISYASGTMIFAGSIGTQIANELLDFNKINSSPSSGNVSPFSLAQDKSPQSLNHITNSVPNGETSDMEIPGKSSSEGEPQGASFSGGDSHMGDNSQLDLDCVVGPGLNSLSNDEAAMAVIMSLLETDTNLGEAVDFEEMHWSL
- the arntl2 gene encoding aryl hydrocarbon receptor nuclear translocator-like protein 2 isoform X2, which gives rise to MSAENTAAGGGDRAGSEPADDVLVEEEQSNSLPSLMTPSLTSGMSLNMDMPRKRKGSTDNQDSKLALVNDADMEDDLNRSDDEDQHVKIKCFREPHSQIEKRRRDKMNNLIDKLSAMVPTCNPMSRKLDKLTVLRMAVQHLKSLKGSASSFSEASYKPSFLPDEELKHLVLKAADGFLFVVGCDRGKIVFVSESITKILNYSRAELIGQSLFDYIHPKDMAKVKEQLSASELHPRERLIDAKTGLQVQADLPIGASRLCSGARRSFFCRMKYNKMPVKVEEKESQVNASKKKVSQKYCTVHCTGYMRSWPTSQMGAEGEGEADKQDSSYFSCLVAVGRVHSLSAPQVNGEVRVKPTEFVTRYAMDGKFTFVDQRATTILGYLPQELLGTSCYEYFHQDDLLHLADRHRKVLRSREKIETNCYKFKTKYGSFVTLQSQWFSFVNPWNKEVEYIVSTNTVISYDNSRTGRAGHKLEQSGNSKALEDCKKTLPVIPGISYASGTMIFAGSIGTQIANELLDFNKINSSPSSGNVSPFSLAQDKSPQSLNHITNSVPNGETSDMEIPGKSSSEGEPQGASFSGGDSHMGDNSQLDLDCVVGPGLNSLSNDEAAMAVIMSLLETDTNLGEAVDFEEMHWSL
- the arntl2 gene encoding aryl hydrocarbon receptor nuclear translocator-like protein 2 isoform X3, which translates into the protein MSAENTAAGGGDRAGSEPADDVLVEEEQSNSLPSLMTPSLTSGMSLNMDMPRKRKGSTDNQDSKLALVNDADMEDDLNRSDDEDQHVKIKCFREPHSQIEKRRRDKMNNLIDKLSAMVPTCNPMSRKLDKLTVLRMAVQHLKSLKGSASSFSEASYKPSFLPDEELKHLVLKAELIGQSLFDYIHPKDMAKVKEQLSASELHPRERLIDAKTGLQVQADLPIGASRLCSGARRSFFCRMKYNKMPVKVEEKESQVNASKKKVSQKYCTVHCTGYMRSWPTSQMGAEGEGEADKQDSSYFSCLVAVGRVHSLSAPQVNGEVRVKPTEFVTRYAMDGKFTFVDQRATTILGYLPQELLGTSCYEYFHQDDLLHLADRHRKVLRSREKIETNCYKFKTKYGSFVTLQSQWFSFVNPWNKEVEYIVSTNTVISYDNSRTGRAGHKLEQSGNSKALEGQKDCKKTLPVIPGISYASGTMIFAGSIGTQIANELLDFNKINSSPSSGNVSPFSLAQDKSPQSLNHITNSVPNGETSDMEIPGKSSSEGEPQGASFSGGDSHMGDNSQLDLDCVVGPGLNSLSNDEAAMAVIMSLLETDTNLGEAVDFEEMHWSL